The proteins below are encoded in one region of Raphanus sativus cultivar WK10039 unplaced genomic scaffold, ASM80110v3 Scaffold0325, whole genome shotgun sequence:
- the LOC108858362 gene encoding glycine-rich RNA-binding protein GRP1A-like, giving the protein MKGKSGYNGGGGGYSRGGGGGYGSGGRRENGGYEGGGYGGGGYDGGGYQIGSCGGYGYEGGFSGGGDGYSGTRRRWWMDLVVVEMVTQEGGAGGEYGGSGSREGYKGGGNMVEN; this is encoded by the exons ATGAAAGGGAAAAGTGGATACAATGGTGGTGGAGGTGGTTACTCgagaggaggaggtggtggataCGGTAGCGGTGGAAGACGTGAGAATGGGGGATACGAAG GTGGTGGATACGGAGGAGGCGGCTATGATGGCGGTGGATACCAGATTGGAAGTTGTGGTGGTTATGGATACGAAGGTGGATTCAGTGGGGGTGGAGATGGTTATTCAGGGacgaggaggaggtggtggatgGATTTAGTGGTGGTGGAGATGGTTACTCAAGAAGGAGGAGCAGGTGGTGAATACGGTGGAAGTGGAAGTCGTGAGGGATACAAAGGTGGAGGCAACATGGTGGAGAATTGA